ATTAAAAAAGAAGAATAGAATTAAAGCAGAAAGGAGGATATTAAAATGTCTGAAGAACTAAAAGCCAGTGTCCTTATAGTGGACGATGAGGAACAGTTCCTTGATGTGTTTTCAAAGAGACTGCAAGGCCGCGGCATGAGAGTAGATACGGCTGCCAGCGGGGAGGACGCCGTCAAAAGGGCAAAAGGCAAAGAGTTTGATGCCATTGTTCTTGACCTTGTAATGCCTGGACTGAATGGTATAGAGACATTAAAACGCCTTAAAGATGAAAACCCTGACCTGCAGATTATAGTTCTTACAGGGCATGCAACAGTGGAAAAAGGTGTTGAGGCAATAAAGGCTGGTGCTATGGATTTTTTAGAAAAACCTGTGGATTTAAACAAATTGCTCGGAATAATCGGAGAAGCACAGCACAGAAAAATCCTCATAGTTGAGAAAAAGGCTGAAGAGCATGTGAAAGATATTTTGAAGACTAAAGGCTGGTAACAGGACTTACCTTAATATCTTTTTTTAAAAAACCTTCTTTTAAAAAAGTTTGCTGCAAAAGGTTCTGATGAAGATAGTTTTTGTTTTAAATACAGATAAGTAAAGAATTATTTAAGGAGGCAATTAAGATGTCGCGTAAGGTTTTACTCGTAATCTGTATAATCATAATGGCAGTTAATCTCTTTCTTGATTTTCCAGGAATTGCTTATGGTGCCTATGATGAAGGATTAATGGCAGAGTCGGCTGAGAAAGGCTCATCCGCTCCATGGTGGATATGGCCGTTAGTCCTATTTGTTGTAACATTTTTTCTTGGCATTGTTGCTGTTCTGGGGGGTGTCGGTGGGGGTGTGCTTTTTGTTCCAATTATAGGAGGTTTCTTCCCTTTTCACCTGGACTTTGTCAGGGGTGCCGGCCTTTTAGTAGCGCTTTCAGGGGCATTGGCCGCAGGACCAGGGCTGCTTAAAAAAGGCATGGCTGACTTGAGGTTGTCTCTGCCAGTTGCTCTTATTGCTTCTGCGTGTGCAATTGTCGGTGCAATGCTCGGCCTTGCCCTTCCTACAAAAGTCATTCAGACTGCTCTGGGAGCCACTATTTTAGGCATTGTTGCGATTATGTTGATAGCGAAAAAATCGGAATATCCAGAGGTAAAGCAGGCAGATGCACTTTCAACCGCCCTCAGAATAAATGGTATCTATTATGAGATATCAACAGGGCAGGAGGTTAACTGGAAGATTCACAGGACTAAACAGGGTCTTGCAACTTTCGTAATAATCGGCATTATGGCAGGCATGTTCGGCCTTGGTGCAGGATGGGCAAATGTGCCTGTTCTTAATCTCCTGATGGGCGCCCCATTAAAGGTGTCTGTTGCAACAAGCAAGTTCCTGCTCTCAATAACAGATACATCCGCTGCATGGATTTATGTCAATAATGGTGCTGTACTGCCGATGATGGTTGTTCCATCAATAATTGGGATAATGCTCGGCTCTATAGTGGGAGTCAGGATACTGGCAAAGACAAAGCCCGCAGCAGTGCGTTATATAGTTATTATAATGCTTCTTTTTGCAGGGGCAAGGGCACTGCTTAAGGGGCTCGAGATATGGAACTAATGTTTTTAAAGTGTCACCCTGAACTTGTTTCAGGGTCTATGAGATGCTGAAATAAATTCAGCATGACTATATTAAGGAGAAATATATGGAAAAAAAATTAAAAGCAACAGAGGAACAGCTTGCCTATGCAAAGATACTTGATACAGGGATGAAAATAGGGCTGCTTGTCCTAATAATTACATTTGTAATTTATATGTCAGGCATTCTTCAGCCCCATGTGCCTGTGAATGATCTCCCTGAATACTGGGGTCTATCCGTACATAAATACCTTGAACATACAGGCATTAATCCTGGCTGGTCATGGCTCGGTATGCTCGGCA
This region of Nitrospirota bacterium genomic DNA includes:
- a CDS encoding response regulator, whose amino-acid sequence is MSEELKASVLIVDDEEQFLDVFSKRLQGRGMRVDTAASGEDAVKRAKGKEFDAIVLDLVMPGLNGIETLKRLKDENPDLQIIVLTGHATVEKGVEAIKAGAMDFLEKPVDLNKLLGIIGEAQHRKILIVEKKAEEHVKDILKTKGW
- a CDS encoding sulfite exporter TauE/SafE family protein encodes the protein MAVNLFLDFPGIAYGAYDEGLMAESAEKGSSAPWWIWPLVLFVVTFFLGIVAVLGGVGGGVLFVPIIGGFFPFHLDFVRGAGLLVALSGALAAGPGLLKKGMADLRLSLPVALIASACAIVGAMLGLALPTKVIQTALGATILGIVAIMLIAKKSEYPEVKQADALSTALRINGIYYEISTGQEVNWKIHRTKQGLATFVIIGIMAGMFGLGAGWANVPVLNLLMGAPLKVSVATSKFLLSITDTSAAWIYVNNGAVLPMMVVPSIIGIMLGSIVGVRILAKTKPAAVRYIVIIMLLFAGARALLKGLEIWN